In Micropterus dolomieu isolate WLL.071019.BEF.003 ecotype Adirondacks unplaced genomic scaffold, ASM2129224v1 contig_9843, whole genome shotgun sequence, the DNA window CCAACAGGCCCTTTTGTATGCGATTCATTATAGATCATTAGTTTGTGCGACTGTATTGTATAACTTTGGTTGTGCTTGTGTAAACCCTGGTTACAGCCCTGCATGAAGTTAGTTACTTGCACCACTGCAGTCTATAATCTCATTAGGCCAGCATCTTTGGCCTCAAACCAACACAACCCAGGAGAGGGTCACTACCGGCCACTTGTCACTTCTTAGTGAGTTCCATAGGCTTAATCCAAAAGCTTAATCCATAGAGCGACCTGCTCACGATCAGTCAGCTGCTACAGGTAGTGTAAAATTACAATGGcaagaacacattttaaaccTGTTTTAAATGGTATTAAAGAGGTCGTGttctgctttttgtctttttccctctcctttattgagttatattccttttttgtgcttgtaacatgtttgcaaagtgaaaaagcccaaagtgagttcccatctcccacagaaaactctgctctgaactgaaaacagcttgtttgtagtccagccgcctGTCAATCAGGCCAGTGACTCGTACTCTTGGCACTGTgcaaatttaaccagcgccgctgaaaaagcttatcaggagtcggctgttcactttctctgctgAGTACATTAGTTTGAAGCCTGTTGTTctctagacaaagttatcagcctgttaaaatgacagttaacgtgagttacagatgcacctagctaagctaactagctagctctgcacacggccgttagctccaccttCTCGTCACTTCCGGggacttcctggttgcaaaaactcgatATAatcggccaaactcaaggcttcaaaacggcagtccacaaaccaacgggtgacgtcaccatgactacgtccatttcttatacacagtctatgggatgaaagatccttttgttacagattaataactcaccgctctgaaactctcgctccagtccatgttgctaagctggtcggcaacatgtacagctgaacccgagctgtttctgattggctagtagtccttaactaggaactgagcatgtgcaactcccaacaaagatcatgtagagacaagatgtatcactccgtagctaaaacgaagccttcaacacagggtgaaaagaggagctgcagcaacgtgcagtgaaatgaaaccatgtaaacctgttctgaaCCCCTAAAtatgattttgaacctgaaaatgagcagaataccacctctttaatgttatAAAGATCCAATCAGCCCACCGACAAATTAAACGCTTCAGtaatgtaaacagacaaactcaGACTGTGAATACAAGCTTTAACAAATCGAACACTTGTTCCCCTCATAGGCTGGGACATCTCCGCCTCATGCCTCCTCCATCACTACCACTATGTTGCTGGTCCTATGAACTGGACTGAAGCTCAGACCTACTGCAGAAAGACATACACAGACCTGGCCACCATTGAAAACACTGAAGAAGTGAATCAACTTATCAACACAGTTTCCTCTTCTGGTCTCAGCTCTGATGTCTGGATTGGCCTGTACACTAAAATCAACTGGAGGTGGTCAGACGGCTACACGGGGACAGGAGCTGGATTTAGGAGCTGGCATAACTATGAAAACGAACCAAACTTTAAAGCAGCTTCTGAATTCTGTGTGACCACTTCAAACAGTGGAGTTTGGTGGGATGATAGATGCTCTGGACAATTTCCATTTATCTGTTACAGAGGTAAGAATTTAACAGCGTCTATTTTGACCTAGAATAAATATTGTTTCAAAATTACCTGAACaattcccttttttttttactgcaggaACACAGCTGGACCCTGAATTTGTTGCTGTGAAAGAACCAATGAGTTGGTCCAGTGCTCAGAGTTACTGCAGGAAGAACTTCACAGACCTGGCCAATGTGAGGAACGACACTGAGAAACTGAAGATCGCGAGCTTGGTGccatatggatatggatatgtgGCATGGTTTGGTTTGTTCAGAGATCCTGACATGTACTGGTCTGATGGGAGTGGCTTCTCATTTTCATACTGGAACACAGATATTAACCCATTAGGCTCGATGAGTGTCGCATGTGGTGCTGCTTTGCAGAGTTCAGGAAGTTGGAAGTTTCTTCCCTGTGAAACCAGATTACCATTTGTCTGCTACAGCGTCCATGGTGAGTACTGAGCTTCATGGAAGAGAGAGAATAACTGATGTTAAACTGTACTGCTGCTCAGTTACATGTATGAGTCTGGAAGCTAATTCCACAGCATGTTCCTCTGTGTCTACGCACCAGTAAGGAGGCAGGCGGTAAAGCTGAGGATAAAGCTGGAGGactcctctgtggatctgaatGACCCTGCTGTGAAAGCAGACATGCTGAAAAAGGTGAGTCTCCAAAATCCACCGTGAGACACTTGCAAACTGTTCATTTTCTGGgcctgttgttttgtttggctGTGTGTCTTTCTTGATTTCCCGTGGACAGCAGGCCAAACTAAAGCTAAAGCTCTCAACAAACAATGTAGATTTGAGCAAATGTGTCAAACTGGCTGCCATTTGTGTTTCGCAGCTCCAGGACAGGCTGAAGGAGAAAGGGGTGAGTGGAGTCACCCTGAAGTGGAGAGAGCAGCCTGATGGGAAAGTCTTCCACAAGGAGGACAAGCCTGAGCTCTAATGGCGCGTTCCAGACCGGTCGGAACTGGGATATTTCCCAGTCGGAACTCCCGACCTCAAAGCGTTTCAGGTGCATGACGCCAAATGTAAACGATAAACATGGCTGACCAAACTTATGTTTCTTTATATACACAGTTAcaccctcagcagtgcacttggtgtttattaaaaacaagtgataAATATACGTTACTCGTTAACTGTGTATCCTTCTAGCTTCATCAGTTGGTAATCCTCAAAGTCAGCAAAGGTTTTATGGGATATTTCCAAATGACTTCACATGTCTGGGTATTTTTAACACTTTCCTGAATAACTTTTGGGCAGAGAACATGACTTTCACagattgtttactgtaaccagctaccaacatatttctacaatcagtttacatgcagaacaagttTTACTACTTGATACTAGTATGTAATACTTTACTTTGCCTTTTAGTTCATGGTTTACACATTCACACGGTGTGCTTCCACGAGAGCTGCCGTTGTTGTGTGAcatcattcagctgctactcgtgaagtcggAGTACAGATTTTTCCACAAgcaggaaatccgacttcactttttctagttgga includes these proteins:
- the LOC123965486 gene encoding lymphocyte antigen 75-like produces the protein MNWTEAQTYCRKTYTDLATIENTEEVNQLINTVSSSGLSSDVWIGLYTKINWRWSDGYTGTGAGFRSWHNYENEPNFKAASEFCVTTSNSGVWWDDRCSGQFPFICYRGTQLDPEFVAVKEPMSWSSAQSYCRKNFTDLANVRNDTEKLKIASLVPYGYGYVAWFGLFRDPDMYWSDGSGFSFSYWNTDINPLGSMSVACGAALQSSGSWKFLPCETRLPFVCYSVHVRRQAVKLRIKLEDSSVDLNDPAVKADMLKKLQDRLKEKGVSGVTLKWREQPDGKVFHKEDKPEL